In Pelmatolapia mariae isolate MD_Pm_ZW linkage group LG2, Pm_UMD_F_2, whole genome shotgun sequence, one DNA window encodes the following:
- the cfl1 gene encoding cofilin-1, translated as MASGVKVTDEVITVFNDMKVRKAQPNEDEKKKRKKAILFCLSKDLKNIVLDDGKEILVGDLGTTVQDPYQHFVKMLPPNDCRYALYDATYETKETKKEDLVFIFWAPDSAPLKSKMIYASSKDAIKRKFEGIKHEWQVNGFEDLKDRHTLAEKLGGSSVVSLEGAPL; from the exons GCCTCCGGTGTGAAAGTCACAGATGAAGTCATCACGGTCTTCAATGACATGAAGGTGCGTAAGGCTCAGCCAAACGAGGacgagaagaagaagaggaagaaggccATCCTGTTCTGCCTGAGCAAGGACCTGAAGAACATTGTTCTGGACGACGGCAAAGAGATCCTCGTGGGCGACTTGGGAACCACCGTGCAGGACCCATACCAGCACTTTGTGAAGATGCTGCCCCCAAACGATTGCCGCTACGCTCTGTATGACGCCACCTACGAgaccaaagaaacaaagaaggagGACCTCGTCTTTATCTTCTG GGCTCCAGATAGCGCTCCCTTGAAGAGTAAGATGATTTATGCCAGCTCAAAAGATGCCATCAAGAGGAAATTTGAAG GTATTAAGCACGAATGGCAGGTGAACGGTTTTGAAGACCTTAAAGACCGGCACACTCTGGCAGAAAAGCTCGGTGGCTCATCGGTAGTCAGTCTGGAAGGAGCTCCTTTATAA
- the prss23 gene encoding serine protease 23, protein MTPSGSSLLTHLLLQLPLTFSLLHPPPAHVPTLVPHAPTPLARSRFSAHAQLDFTTHCNASCFHRGEQEEQLTEKLAFETLYADGSRTLTTVDVEDDAEFGGAHPSPRRVKPRRVRRQIYGADGRFNIQGDNFLLDYPFSTAVRISTGCTGVLVSQRHVLTAAHCVHDGKDYVNGARRLRVGFLIPPSINGTKTHFTSAKKPLVHWVRVRRTRVPKGWIQGPQEVSMEFDYALLELRWPHRRPFMRLSVAPSSDDLAGHRIHFSGFDSDRPGQLVYRFCPVEEESNDLIYQHCDARPGASGSGVYGRVWDNNLERWERKVIGIFSGHQWLEIDGENRDYNVAVRITPLKFAQICYWVHGNRLDCVQD, encoded by the coding sequence ATGACGCCGTCCGGGAGCTCCCTCCTGACTCACCTGCTTCTTCAGCTCCCCCTCAccttctctctcctccaccCTCCTCCAGCCCACGTCCCCACGCTGGTCCCTCACGCTCCAACGCCTCTCGCCCGCTCCCGCTTCAGTGCTCACGCTCAGCTGGATTTCACCACTCACTGCAACGCAAGTTGCTTCCACAGAGGAGAGCAGGAAGAGCAGCTCACGGAGAAACTGGCATTCGAGACCTTGTACGCCGACGGCTCGCGCACTCTCACCACGGTAGATGTGGAGGATGACGCAGAGTTCGGAGGAGCTCACCCTTCGCCCCGGAGAGTGAAGCCCAGGCGTGTGAGACGGCAGATCTATGGAGCGGATGGCCGCTTTAACATACAAGGTGACAACTTCCTGTTGGATTACCCCTTCTCCACAGCTGTGCGGATCTCCACCGGCTGCACCGGCGTTCTCGTGTCTCAGCGGCACGTCCTTACAGCTGCACACTGTGTGCACGATGGGAAGGATTATGTCAATGGGGCGCGAAGGCTCAGGGTGGGCTTCCTGATCCCTCCATCCATCAACggcacaaaaacacactttaCTTCTGCCAAGAAGCCTCTGGTCCACTGGGTGCGGGTGAGACGCACCCGTGTGCCAAAGGGCTGGATCCAGGGTCCTCAGGAGGTTAGCATGGAGTTCGATTATGCCCTGCTGGAGCTGCGTTGGCCTCACCGTCGTCCCTTCATGCGCCTCTCTGTGGCTCCGTCCTCTGACGATCTGGCAGGCCATCGCATCCACTTCTCCGGTTTCGACAGCGACAGGCCCGGGCAGCTCGTGTACAGGTTTTGTCCTGTGGAAGAAGAGTCCAACGACCTGATATATCAGCACTGCGATGCCCGACCTGGAGCCAGTGGCTCTGGAGTATATGGCCGAGTGTGGGACAACAACTTAGAGCGCTGGGAAAGGAAGGTCATCGGCATCTTCTCTGGACACCAGTGGCTGGAGATAGATGGCGAGAACCGGGATTACAATGTGGCAGTGCGCATCACTCCTTTAAAGTTCGCTCAGATCTGTTACTGGGTTCATGGAAACCGGCTAGACTGTGTCCAGGACTGA